Proteins co-encoded in one Alphaproteobacteria bacterium genomic window:
- a CDS encoding ABC transporter ATP-binding protein has protein sequence MSNIVLELKNIHRSYAQPNGALPILKGANLALKQGELVALVGPSGSGKTTLLQIAGLLDKQDSGEIMLNGVSMTEADDAVRTAARNKHLGFIYQFHHLLPECDALENVMMPLLIAGISRSDAQGKAKELLQRLGLGERLGHLPSRLSGGEQQRVAIARALVHNPALVLADEPTGNLDPTTSANVCALFFEVARAQNTAVLLVTHNTQLAGQMHRSVTLRDGTVVAA, from the coding sequence ATGTCTAATATTGTTTTAGAGCTTAAGAATATTCACCGTTCCTATGCGCAGCCGAACGGCGCGTTGCCGATTCTCAAGGGGGCGAACTTGGCTCTCAAGCAGGGGGAATTAGTGGCGTTGGTTGGGCCAAGCGGTTCGGGCAAAACGACGTTGTTACAAATTGCTGGTCTGCTTGATAAACAAGATTCAGGCGAAATCATGCTTAACGGTGTTTCCATGACCGAGGCGGATGACGCGGTTCGCACCGCCGCGCGCAATAAGCATTTGGGCTTCATTTATCAATTCCACCATTTGTTGCCAGAGTGTGATGCGCTTGAAAATGTGATGATGCCGCTTTTGATTGCGGGCATTAGTCGTAGCGATGCTCAAGGCAAAGCAAAAGAATTACTACAAAGACTTGGGCTAGGTGAGCGTTTGGGCCATTTGCCTTCCCGCCTTTCGGGGGGTGAGCAGCAGCGTGTCGCAATTGCACGGGCATTGGTGCATAACCCAGCCCTCGTATTGGCTGACGAGCCGACAGGTAATCTCGACCCTACAACTTCTGCGAATGTGTGCGCGCTGTTTTTTGAAGTGGCTCGTGCCCAAAACACCGCCGTTCTGCTTGTTACGCATAACACGCAGCTTGCTGGGCAAATGCATCGCAGCGTGACGTTGCGTGATGGTACTGTGGTAGCGGCATGA
- the dnaE gene encoding DNA polymerase III subunit alpha: protein MSGFVHLRTHSAYSLLKGALKIPKLIALSKQYAMPAVALTDHDNLFGSLEFSMAAVKEGIQPIIGCTLSLVPYGVDQSNNASLRQAPDQLLVYAKDDKGYHNLLSLTSDAYLDPALAQSPLLSYEQLAAHSEGLIALTGSIHGGLGKMLLSSRKAVADKFIAQLREMFGDRLYIELTRHRIPEEKMIERGQIDMAIENNIPLVATNNVYFSDADMFEAHDALMCVSDGRFVMESDRPRLNPEHRFKSAQEMRLLFRDIPEAIENTLNIAQRCHIFSPSRAPILPGFHMTNSAGEVLSESDALREKARAGLEERLKAHVYKEGMSEAEREAAAKPYRDRLEFELDVIITMKFPGYFLIVSDFITWAKENGIPVGPGRGSGAGSVVAWVLLITDLDPLRFGLIFERFLNPERISMPDFDIDFCQDRRDEVIRYVQQKYGNDRVAQIITFGKLQARAVLRDVGRVLQMPYSQVDRICKLVPNNPAAPVTLEEAVKLEPLLKQAIREDESVEKLVNLSLKLEGLYRHASTHAAGVVIADRPLKELVPLYRDAKSEMLVVQYSMKYAEEAGLVKFDFLGLRTLTIIQKAVALIKKRGIDIDISKIPLDDKATFKLLTKADTLGVFQFESAGMQDALRKLKPDCLEDLIALGALYRPGPMDNIPMYIARKHGKEKPDYLHPLLTEVLKETYGVIIYQEQVQKIAQVLAGYTLGAADLLRRAMGKKIKAEMDAQRATFVEGAKKNGVSQEQATNIFNLVDKFAGYGFNKSHAAAYAVVSYQTAYLKANYPVEFIAASMTYEMGSTDKLGQFRQEAQKFGIDLLPPDINKSEVEFSVEKQEGEKLAIRYALAALKNVGAAAMGALVDERSQDMFKDIFDFASRVDGAVLNRRQLESLVMAGCFDGLHTHRRPLFESIDKLIATANHATQERESSQISLFGGDASPQQNHVLPATDEWPMLEKLNHECAALGFYLSSHPLEGYAPAFKRMGVVSSASFIKQLTSQYRPVKLAGIVTGSKIKVSPRGRFAFVQLSDAEGNFEVSIFDAELLNSSHELLTSGTAVLIHADGKADENGARLIAQKLEKLDAVAQDVKAQSLIVTIGDVNEISKLKTLLNVAPKGAKVKVIVPLVEGDVHIELAEQYDIPTTVLQAIYALPNITAEAA, encoded by the coding sequence ATGAGTGGCTTTGTCCATTTGCGCACACATAGCGCCTACTCGTTGCTTAAGGGTGCGCTGAAAATTCCTAAGTTAATTGCCTTAAGTAAGCAGTATGCCATGCCTGCAGTGGCGCTGACGGACCATGATAATCTTTTTGGTTCGCTTGAGTTCTCGATGGCGGCGGTGAAAGAGGGCATCCAGCCTATTATTGGTTGCACACTTTCCTTAGTGCCTTATGGGGTGGATCAATCGAATAATGCTTCACTGCGCCAAGCACCAGACCAATTGCTGGTCTATGCTAAGGATGATAAAGGCTATCATAACCTACTTTCATTAACGAGTGATGCGTATCTCGACCCTGCACTTGCGCAATCACCATTGCTTTCCTACGAACAGCTCGCTGCGCATTCTGAAGGTTTGATTGCGCTCACAGGCAGTATTCATGGCGGCCTAGGAAAGATGCTGCTCTCAAGCCGCAAGGCGGTGGCTGATAAATTTATTGCGCAGTTACGCGAAATGTTTGGTGACAGGCTTTATATCGAGCTGACGCGCCACCGCATTCCCGAAGAGAAAATGATTGAGCGCGGCCAAATCGATATGGCGATTGAGAATAATATCCCGCTTGTTGCTACAAATAACGTCTATTTCTCGGACGCGGATATGTTCGAAGCGCATGATGCCCTCATGTGCGTTTCCGATGGGCGCTTTGTGATGGAGTCTGACAGGCCGCGTTTGAACCCTGAGCATCGCTTCAAGTCGGCGCAGGAAATGCGTTTATTATTCCGTGATATTCCTGAGGCAATTGAGAATACCCTGAATATTGCGCAGCGCTGTCATATTTTCTCACCGTCACGCGCGCCGATTCTTCCTGGCTTCCATATGACAAATAGCGCGGGCGAAGTGCTCAGCGAGTCGGACGCACTGCGTGAAAAGGCGCGAGCAGGGCTTGAGGAGCGGTTAAAAGCACATGTCTATAAAGAAGGGATGAGCGAGGCTGAGCGCGAAGCTGCGGCGAAGCCGTATCGCGATCGTCTGGAATTTGAATTGGACGTTATCATCACGATGAAATTTCCAGGCTACTTCCTCATCGTCTCTGACTTTATTACATGGGCGAAAGAAAACGGAATTCCCGTAGGTCCTGGCCGTGGCTCTGGCGCTGGCTCTGTGGTGGCATGGGTGCTCCTGATTACGGATCTTGACCCGCTTCGTTTCGGGCTCATCTTTGAGCGATTCTTGAATCCAGAACGTATCTCGATGCCCGACTTTGATATCGACTTCTGTCAGGATAGGCGCGACGAAGTAATTCGTTATGTGCAGCAGAAATATGGCAATGACCGTGTTGCGCAAATTATTACCTTCGGAAAACTGCAGGCGCGCGCTGTGCTGCGTGATGTTGGTCGCGTACTGCAAATGCCCTACAGCCAAGTGGATCGCATTTGTAAACTGGTCCCCAATAACCCTGCAGCGCCTGTCACGCTTGAAGAGGCAGTGAAGCTGGAGCCATTGTTAAAACAGGCCATTCGCGAAGACGAATCGGTTGAAAAACTGGTGAATTTATCGTTGAAGCTTGAGGGGCTGTATCGCCATGCTTCTACCCACGCGGCGGGTGTGGTGATTGCCGATAGACCCCTTAAAGAGCTTGTGCCGCTTTATCGTGACGCTAAATCGGAAATGCTCGTGGTGCAATATTCCATGAAATATGCCGAAGAGGCTGGTCTGGTGAAGTTCGACTTCCTCGGCCTTCGCACGCTGACGATTATTCAAAAAGCCGTGGCGCTCATCAAAAAGCGCGGCATTGATATCGATATCTCCAAAATACCACTGGATGATAAGGCAACATTCAAACTGCTAACGAAAGCTGATACGCTCGGTGTTTTCCAGTTTGAATCCGCAGGGATGCAGGACGCGCTGCGTAAACTGAAGCCAGACTGTCTGGAAGATTTGATTGCGTTGGGCGCGCTTTATCGCCCAGGTCCGATGGATAACATCCCCATGTATATCGCGCGTAAGCACGGTAAGGAGAAGCCAGATTATCTGCATCCCCTGCTGACGGAAGTGTTGAAAGAAACCTATGGGGTAATCATTTACCAAGAGCAGGTGCAGAAAATTGCACAAGTCTTGGCGGGATACACGCTGGGTGCCGCAGATTTGCTTCGTCGCGCGATGGGTAAGAAAATTAAGGCGGAGATGGACGCGCAGCGTGCTACCTTCGTTGAAGGTGCGAAAAAGAATGGCGTGAGCCAAGAGCAGGCCACTAATATCTTTAATCTCGTTGATAAGTTCGCGGGCTATGGATTCAACAAATCGCACGCGGCTGCTTATGCCGTTGTTTCTTACCAAACGGCGTATTTGAAAGCGAATTACCCTGTTGAATTTATCGCGGCCTCGATGACGTATGAGATGGGCTCTACTGACAAACTTGGCCAATTCCGCCAAGAGGCACAAAAATTCGGTATCGATTTATTGCCGCCAGATATCAATAAATCGGAAGTGGAATTCTCGGTTGAGAAGCAAGAGGGTGAAAAACTTGCCATTCGTTATGCGTTGGCAGCGCTTAAGAATGTGGGTGCTGCAGCCATGGGTGCGTTGGTGGATGAGCGCTCGCAAGATATGTTCAAGGATATTTTTGATTTTGCCTCGCGCGTGGATGGTGCCGTCTTGAATCGCAGGCAGCTTGAATCCTTGGTGATGGCGGGCTGTTTTGATGGTTTGCATACGCATCGGCGCCCATTGTTTGAGTCGATTGATAAGCTTATTGCGACGGCCAACCACGCGACGCAAGAACGCGAGAGCTCGCAAATCAGTCTCTTTGGTGGTGATGCTTCACCACAGCAAAACCATGTGCTCCCCGCGACGGATGAATGGCCAATGCTGGAAAAACTCAATCACGAATGCGCGGCGCTTGGTTTCTATCTTTCGTCTCACCCACTTGAGGGCTATGCGCCAGCGTTTAAGCGAATGGGTGTTGTTTCTTCTGCGTCCTTTATCAAGCAGCTAACGAGCCAATATAGGCCTGTAAAATTGGCGGGTATTGTAACGGGTAGTAAAATCAAGGTGTCACCGCGTGGTCGATTTGCTTTTGTTCAGTTATCTGACGCAGAGGGGAATTTTGAAGTTTCAATTTTTGATGCAGAATTGCTCAATAGTAGCCACGAATTACTGACATCAGGCACGGCGGTGCTTATTCATGCGGATGGTAAGGCGGATGAGAATGGTGCTCGTCTCATTGCCCAGAAACTCGAAAAATTGGATGCAGTCGCGCAGGATGTGAAGGCGCAGTCGCTGATTGTGACGATTGGTGATGTAAATGAGATAAGTAAATTAAAGACCCTGCTCAATGTCGCGCCAAAGGGTGCTAAAGTGAAAGTAATCGTGCCGCTTGTTGAAGGCGACGTTCATATTGAGCTTGCGGAACAATACGATATCCCAACGACGGTACTTCAAGCGATTTATGCGTTGCCCAATATTACTGCTGAAGCTGCGTAA
- a CDS encoding biotin--[acetyl-CoA-carboxylase] ligase, which yields MSKSGNLIDDYHLLSYDVLDSTNEEAKRLAGGGASHGAVIWAKKQTSGRGRMGREWISPEGNLYVSVLLSPNKDLATCSQLSFVAAVAAAETLEVIVSESAEISCKWPNDILYDGKKLGGILLESFTTPDERGKDKQWVVVGVGINIDHFPEHVMFPATCLRDAGVEIISAKIVLSRFIYNFIHRYDYWTKKGFKDIQKEWINRAYRLGYPTEVMVGDKQLKGVFDGIDAAGRLLLRQESGAVTGISAGDVFFKESA from the coding sequence GTGTCTAAATCTGGCAACTTAATCGACGATTATCATTTGCTTTCGTATGATGTGCTCGACAGCACCAACGAAGAGGCGAAGCGCTTGGCGGGCGGCGGTGCGTCGCACGGTGCGGTCATTTGGGCCAAAAAGCAAACATCGGGCCGTGGTCGCATGGGGCGCGAGTGGATTTCGCCTGAAGGCAATCTTTATGTTTCCGTGTTGCTTAGCCCAAATAAAGACTTAGCGACATGCAGCCAATTATCGTTTGTTGCGGCAGTTGCGGCGGCTGAGACATTGGAAGTGATTGTCAGCGAGAGTGCTGAAATTAGCTGCAAATGGCCGAATGATATTTTGTATGATGGCAAAAAACTGGGCGGCATTTTGCTAGAGTCGTTCACCACGCCTGATGAGCGTGGCAAAGATAAACAGTGGGTCGTTGTCGGCGTTGGCATAAACATCGATCATTTCCCTGAGCATGTTATGTTCCCAGCAACATGTCTGCGTGACGCTGGGGTTGAAATCATCAGCGCGAAGATTGTGCTTTCACGCTTCATTTATAATTTTATTCATCGCTACGATTATTGGACGAAAAAAGGGTTCAAGGACATCCAGAAAGAATGGATTAACCGCGCCTATCGTCTGGGGTACCCAACAGAAGTGATGGTGGGCGATAAACAACTAAAAGGCGTGTTCGACGGTATTGATGCAGCAGGTCGCTTACTGCTGCGCCAAGAAAGTGGCGCGGTGACGGGCATTTCTGCTGGCGACGTGTTTTTTAAGGAATCTGCCTAA
- a CDS encoding proline--tRNA ligase has translation MRLSRYFLPLLKENPKEAQIVSHQLMLRAGMIRQQVAGIYSWLPLGMTVLEHVERIVAEELDKVGCVRLLMPTLQSTELWKESGRYDALGKEMLRFNDRAERELLYSPTCEEMIVDIFRSYVKSYKHLPLNLYQIQWKFRDEVRPRFGVMRGREFLMKDGYSFHASLDDAKREYSAMYDAYHAIFRRLGLTAIAVAADSGAIGGNLSHEFQVLAETGESQIYYDPIFDDVREGKVKKTGEEMRNYYAAADELHKPDQCPVPADKLRTARGIEVGHIFLLGSKYTDAMNVNVMGDSGTDVRVQMGTYGIGVSRLVGAIIEASHDANGIIWPESVAPFDVGLINIRFGDEGCDRACEEIYAQLQAQGIKVLFDDTDKRGGEKFAGMDLIGVPWQIVIGPRSAAEGKVEIKYRRTGEKSELPTAEAVAMIAQKLKAARA, from the coding sequence ATGCGCCTTAGCCGTTATTTTTTACCACTGCTCAAAGAAAATCCTAAAGAGGCGCAAATTGTCTCGCATCAACTCATGTTGCGCGCGGGTATGATTCGCCAACAAGTAGCGGGTATATATTCATGGCTGCCATTGGGCATGACGGTGCTTGAACATGTTGAGCGCATCGTTGCGGAAGAGTTAGATAAAGTCGGGTGTGTGCGCTTGTTGATGCCAACGCTGCAAAGTACCGAATTATGGAAGGAATCAGGCCGTTATGATGCGCTTGGTAAAGAGATGCTGCGTTTCAATGACCGCGCTGAGCGTGAATTGCTTTACAGCCCAACCTGTGAAGAGATGATTGTCGATATTTTCCGTAGCTATGTGAAGAGCTACAAGCATCTGCCGCTGAATCTCTATCAAATTCAGTGGAAATTCCGTGACGAAGTTCGCCCGCGTTTTGGCGTGATGCGCGGCCGCGAATTCCTGATGAAGGACGGGTATTCTTTTCACGCGTCACTGGATGATGCAAAACGTGAATATAGCGCGATGTATGACGCGTATCATGCGATTTTCAGGCGTCTTGGCTTGACGGCGATTGCTGTTGCCGCAGATTCTGGGGCGATTGGTGGTAATTTGAGCCACGAATTCCAAGTGCTAGCAGAAACAGGCGAGAGCCAAATTTATTATGACCCTATTTTTGATGATGTGCGTGAAGGCAAAGTCAAAAAAACGGGTGAGGAAATGCGCAATTATTACGCCGCCGCAGATGAATTGCATAAACCTGATCAATGCCCAGTTCCTGCTGATAAGCTGAGGACAGCGCGCGGGATTGAGGTCGGACATATTTTCTTGCTTGGCAGTAAATATACGGATGCAATGAACGTCAATGTGATGGGTGATTCGGGAACAGATGTTCGTGTCCAGATGGGAACCTATGGTATTGGTGTATCACGCCTCGTTGGTGCGATTATCGAAGCAAGCCATGACGCGAATGGTATCATTTGGCCAGAGTCAGTCGCACCGTTTGATGTGGGTCTGATCAACATTCGCTTCGGCGATGAAGGCTGTGACCGCGCATGCGAAGAAATCTATGCGCAATTGCAAGCGCAAGGCATCAAGGTATTGTTTGACGATACTGACAAGCGCGGTGGTGAAAAATTTGCAGGTATGGATTTGATTGGCGTGCCATGGCAAATCGTGATTGGCCCGCGTAGTGCCGCAGAGGGTAAGGTGGAAATTAAGTACCGTCGTACGGGCGAAAAATCGGAATTACCAACTGCCGAAGCTGTTGCCATGATTGCTCAGAAACTAAAGGCAGCACGCGCATGA
- a CDS encoding ribonuclease J, translated as MPFDFKNHDDDLLFVPLGGSNEIGMNLNLYRYKGKWIMIDLGIGFADAYLPGIDIVVPNMDAFLPFKKDLVALVLTHAHEDHLGAVPYLWHELECPIYATPFTANLLRVKMAEEGLKNRAKIIEVEAGKLYDLAPFTFEMVPITHSIPEMHAVALRTDAGTVMHTGDWKLDANPMVGPTTDEATLAKYGDEGVLAMVCDSTNVFVEGESGSEGDVRASLRDIINDCDNRVIVTTFASNVARLESIIYAALDAGRSVALSGKSLWRVTAAAKEAGYLQDVPPFLDDEAAIQMPKNKVVFICTGCQGEGRAAMAKIARGEHPYIRLTPKDTIIFSSRTIPGNEQKIGWMHNKFIKMGLEVINDHVGFTHVSGHPARMELERMYQLVRPKIAVPVHGEARHIHEHAKLAESLQVPEQVEPYNGAVIRLKEGEARIVGTIESGYLAMDGSSLIDTNSPVIRTRRKIRDDGFCGVSLVLDKKGALVGRPKFSAPGCLDSQEDRAMFEAMTEEIEAILDKRGGKVKLHQLEESIRNVLRRMISEELGKKPVLDVHLHQL; from the coding sequence ATGCCATTTGACTTCAAAAATCACGACGATGATTTACTGTTTGTGCCGCTAGGTGGCTCGAATGAAATCGGCATGAACCTGAATCTTTATCGCTATAAAGGTAAATGGATCATGATTGATTTGGGCATTGGCTTTGCCGATGCGTATCTACCGGGCATCGATATTGTTGTTCCGAACATGGACGCTTTCTTGCCTTTCAAAAAGGATCTCGTGGCGTTGGTGTTGACTCACGCACATGAAGATCATTTGGGCGCAGTGCCGTATTTGTGGCATGAATTGGAATGCCCTATTTATGCAACGCCATTTACAGCAAACTTGCTGCGCGTGAAAATGGCGGAAGAAGGTCTTAAGAACCGCGCTAAAATTATTGAGGTCGAGGCAGGTAAATTATACGACCTCGCGCCATTTACCTTCGAGATGGTGCCCATTACCCATTCTATTCCTGAAATGCACGCGGTGGCACTACGCACGGATGCGGGCACTGTCATGCATACGGGGGATTGGAAACTGGATGCTAACCCAATGGTTGGCCCAACCACGGACGAAGCAACGCTTGCTAAATACGGTGACGAAGGTGTGTTGGCGATGGTCTGTGATTCCACCAACGTGTTTGTGGAAGGTGAGTCTGGTTCCGAGGGGGATGTGCGCGCTAGCTTGCGCGATATTATCAATGACTGTGATAATCGCGTTATCGTGACGACGTTTGCATCGAATGTCGCGCGTTTGGAAAGTATTATCTACGCAGCGCTTGATGCTGGGCGCAGTGTAGCGCTTTCGGGTAAATCGCTGTGGCGCGTGACGGCTGCGGCAAAAGAGGCGGGTTATTTGCAAGATGTGCCGCCTTTCTTGGATGATGAAGCGGCAATCCAAATGCCCAAAAACAAAGTAGTGTTTATTTGTACGGGCTGCCAAGGTGAGGGCAGGGCTGCCATGGCGAAAATCGCGCGCGGTGAACACCCCTATATTCGTCTGACACCGAAAGACACGATTATTTTCTCGTCGCGTACCATTCCGGGGAATGAGCAAAAAATCGGCTGGATGCATAACAAGTTCATTAAAATGGGTTTGGAAGTCATTAATGACCATGTGGGATTTACCCATGTTTCAGGCCACCCTGCGCGAATGGAGCTTGAGCGCATGTATCAGCTGGTGCGCCCAAAGATTGCAGTGCCCGTACATGGTGAAGCGCGCCATATTCATGAGCACGCAAAGCTTGCGGAATCACTTCAGGTACCGGAACAGGTCGAACCATATAATGGCGCAGTGATTCGCCTTAAAGAGGGCGAGGCGCGTATAGTGGGCACTATAGAATCTGGTTATTTGGCGATGGATGGTTCGTCGCTGATTGATACGAATTCGCCTGTGATTCGTACGCGTCGTAAAATTCGCGATGATGGATTTTGTGGTGTTTCGTTAGTGTTGGATAAAAAAGGTGCTTTGGTCGGTCGTCCTAAATTTTCAGCGCCAGGATGCCTGGATTCTCAAGAAGATCGCGCTATGTTTGAAGCAATGACCGAAGAAATCGAAGCCATACTCGATAAGCGTGGCGGCAAAGTGAAGTTGCACCAACTGGAAGAGTCGATTCGTAATGTATTACGGCGAATGATTAGTGAAGAGTTGGGTAAGAAACCCGTGCTTGATGTGCATTTGCACCAGCTTTAG
- a CDS encoding type III pantothenate kinase, whose protein sequence is MLLVVDIGNTNVVFALCDEHRTVAEWRIRTDAHRTADEYAVWLFTLMEADNHARQSVRGVIISSVVPEANFELKTFARKYLNQEPLVLATGQIDCGMPVKIDNPKELGADRIINAFAAWSTHNQALIVVDFGTATTFDVVSGKGEYMGGVIAPGINLSLEALQHAAAKLHGIAITHPKQVIGTNTTAAMQSGIFHGYAGLIEGIVARIKEERGEAMKVIATGGLAALYADATSAIDVVDQDLTIRGLRLIYQRQKRNH, encoded by the coding sequence ATGCTGCTCGTCGTTGATATTGGAAACACCAATGTTGTGTTTGCTTTGTGTGACGAGCACCGCACGGTTGCTGAGTGGCGTATTCGCACTGACGCTCACCGCACGGCAGACGAATATGCTGTATGGCTATTTACGCTAATGGAGGCCGATAATCATGCACGCCAATCCGTTCGCGGAGTCATCATTTCTTCTGTAGTGCCAGAAGCAAATTTTGAACTTAAAACGTTTGCACGTAAATACCTTAATCAAGAGCCGTTGGTGCTAGCCACAGGGCAGATTGATTGTGGCATGCCTGTTAAAATTGATAACCCCAAAGAATTAGGCGCGGACAGAATCATCAACGCGTTTGCGGCATGGTCAACGCATAATCAGGCGCTGATTGTGGTGGATTTTGGCACAGCAACGACGTTTGACGTGGTTTCTGGTAAAGGTGAATATATGGGCGGTGTAATTGCGCCTGGCATTAATTTGTCACTTGAGGCACTTCAGCATGCGGCTGCCAAACTACATGGCATTGCCATTACCCACCCCAAGCAGGTAATTGGTACGAACACGACTGCGGCCATGCAATCAGGTATTTTCCATGGTTATGCGGGATTGATCGAGGGGATTGTGGCGCGCATCAAGGAAGAACGTGGTGAAGCCATGAAAGTGATTGCAACTGGTGGGCTTGCCGCCTTATATGCGGATGCTACATCGGCTATTGATGTGGTCGATCAAGATTTGACCATTCGCGGTCTACGCCTCATCTATCAACGGCAGAAACGAAATCACTAA
- a CDS encoding DUF1467 family protein codes for MTIFQMFLAYAVAWWVVLFMVLPFGSNASETPEKGHAASAPARFDFKKKAKITSILAIIPVLAFKCLYEAGVIGL; via the coding sequence ATGACCATTTTTCAGATGTTTCTTGCCTATGCGGTGGCTTGGTGGGTGGTGCTATTTATGGTGCTGCCATTTGGCTCTAACGCCTCCGAAACACCCGAAAAAGGCCATGCCGCCTCTGCTCCGGCGCGCTTTGATTTCAAGAAAAAAGCCAAGATAACCAGCATATTGGCGATTATTCCTGTATTGGCGTTCAAGTGTCTTTATGAAGCGGGGGTCATTGGCTTATGA
- a CDS encoding lipoprotein-releasing ABC transporter permease subunit: protein MSFTVERLLARRYLKARRGFISITTWFAIIGIALGVATLILVTSLMNGIREDMTQRFIGIEGHVSVYKPSLFFDDYAQTAEAIAGVDGVTTVTAKVEGQVMATHQGRAYGAQVLAMPWGAISKRLLFMDALKSGAWNAYAKGEGVMIGHRLARNLGLHVGDAVTLISPQGQATIAGFIPRMKAYPVVGLLDFGMHLYDGALILMPFDQAQTYFKLEREESSAVSNLEVMVRDVDGANRVAQQISAQLGGAYYVTDWQQSNAGIFQALLVQRNVMVIILALIILVAAFNIISSLVMLVKEKRRDIAILRTIGATRSMVMRVFVLSGVWIGVVGTLAGLVLGLVLAANIERIKQLVEAIIGQEILVADIYFLSTLPTKTDPIEVLVIVAISLVIALLAALYPARQAARLDPAEVLRDV from the coding sequence ATGAGCTTTACCGTAGAGAGATTATTGGCGCGACGCTATCTCAAGGCGCGCCGAGGGTTTATCTCGATTACGACATGGTTTGCGATCATTGGTATTGCACTTGGAGTGGCGACACTCATTCTCGTAACCTCGCTGATGAACGGCATCCGCGAGGATATGACGCAGCGATTTATCGGCATTGAAGGGCATGTGAGTGTTTATAAACCCAGCCTATTCTTTGATGATTATGCGCAAACTGCCGAGGCAATTGCGGGTGTTGATGGTGTCACCACCGTGACCGCCAAGGTTGAAGGGCAGGTGATGGCAACCCATCAAGGGCGTGCTTATGGTGCGCAGGTGCTAGCAATGCCGTGGGGCGCTATTTCCAAACGCTTATTATTTATGGATGCACTCAAGTCTGGCGCTTGGAACGCCTACGCCAAGGGCGAAGGGGTGATGATCGGCCATCGTTTGGCGCGCAACCTAGGTTTGCATGTGGGTGATGCAGTCACGCTCATTTCACCGCAAGGCCAAGCCACCATTGCGGGGTTTATTCCGCGCATGAAGGCGTATCCCGTCGTTGGTTTGTTGGATTTTGGTATGCATCTATACGACGGTGCATTGATTCTCATGCCGTTTGACCAAGCGCAGACCTATTTCAAGCTAGAACGCGAAGAGAGCAGTGCAGTTTCGAATCTGGAAGTCATGGTGCGTGATGTTGATGGCGCTAACCGCGTCGCGCAGCAGATTAGCGCGCAGCTTGGTGGCGCTTATTACGTGACGGACTGGCAGCAGAGTAATGCGGGCATCTTTCAGGCGTTGCTTGTGCAGCGTAATGTGATGGTGATTATTTTGGCGCTCATTATTTTGGTGGCGGCATTCAATATTATTTCCAGCCTTGTTATGCTCGTTAAAGAAAAGCGCCGCGACATTGCTATTTTACGCACCATAGGCGCAACGCGTAGCATGGTAATGCGTGTGTTCGTTTTATCTGGGGTATGGATTGGTGTGGTTGGTACGCTGGCGGGTTTAGTGCTTGGTTTGGTGTTGGCTGCTAATATTGAACGTATCAAGCAATTGGTGGAAGCAATTATCGGTCAAGAAATACTGGTGGCGGATATTTATTTCCTCTCCACGCTGCCAACCAAAACTGACCCAATCGAAGTTTTGGTGATTGTAGCAATTTCATTGGTGATTGCGTTGTTGGCGGCGCTGTATCCAGCACGTCAGGCAGCACGCCTCGATCCGGCGGAGGTGCTGCGCGATGTCTAA